One Candidatus Acidulodesulfobacterium ferriphilum genomic window, CCGGAATAAAAATAAAAGCGGTATTTTGTTATCGATTTACGATATCTTGCTTGATAAATTCGGAACAATGAATTGGTGGCCGGCCAGGTCGGATTTTGAGGTTATAATCGGGGCGATATTAACGCAAAATACCGCATGGACAAATGTCGAAAAGGCTATAAATAATCTGGACGCCCACGGGCTTTTATCTTTTGAAGCCCTTTACGAAATCGATTTGAATTTGTTAAAAGGGTATATTAAGCCCTCGGGATATTACAATCAAAAGGCAAGAAAAATTAAGGAGTTTATAAATTTTGCCAAAAGAGAATATAATTTTTCCCTTGAACTTATGAAAAAAGAAGATGTGCCGACAATGAGGGGAAAACTTTTAAAGATTTTCGGCATAGGCGAGGAGACGGCGGACAGCATTCTTTTATACGCACTTAAAAAGCCGGTATTTGTTATAGATGCATATACCAGAAGAATACTTGAAAGACACGGTATAATTAAAGGCGCTTCAAAAGAAAAATATGAAAACCTGCAAAGATTATTTACGGCGAATATTGTTCCCAGCGAAGCAAACATTAAAATATATAACGAATACCATGCCTTGATTGTAACGGCAGGCAAAATGTTTTGTAAAAGGACCCCGTTGTGCGATAATTGTCCGTTAAAAGAGTTAGAATTAGAATAAGTGGGAAAAAAGAAAGAAAAAAAGCATCATGAAAAATAAATTAATATTGTTTATTTTATTGGCAGGCGCAATAATAGGAGGTTCATTATTAGCAATTTATAAGATAAACTATGACAAGACGGCGAAAAATGTAATAAATCTCGATAAGTTATATCCGCTGCCCTCGATAGTCAAAAGCCCCGCTTTAACTTATCCGCGAAAACAACTAAACCCGCGAAACCCGCTTAATCCGCAAAAAACTTTTAAGCTTGCCATAGCTTCCATGATGTCGCCCGTTGCAAATATAAATGCTTACGAGCCTTTTGCAAAATATCTTCGCCTTGCCCTTCATATGCCGGTGAAGATTATTCAAAAGCGCACATATTTAGCCGTAAATAATCTGCTGATAAATAATAAGATTGATTTAGCCTTTATTTGCACCGGGGCTTATGTGTACGGCGGATTAAAAAACAGGGTAAAAATAATAGCGGTGCCGGTTATAAACGGAAAAAAAACATATAGGGCTTATATAATAGCGCATAAACCCTCAAAAATTAAATTCGTCAAGGATTTAAAAGGCGGAGTGTTTGCGTTTACCGAGCCGTTATCCAACACCGGCTATGAGTATCCAATGCGTTTTTTTAAGAATAACGGCATA contains:
- the phnD gene encoding phosphate/phosphite/phosphonate ABC transporter substrate-binding protein, translating into MKNKLILFILLAGAIIGGSLLAIYKINYDKTAKNVINLDKLYPLPSIVKSPALTYPRKQLNPRNPLNPQKTFKLAIASMMSPVANINAYEPFAKYLRLALHMPVKIIQKRTYLAVNNLLINNKIDLAFICTGAYVYGGLKNRVKIIAVPVINGKKTYRAYIIAHKPSKIKFVKDLKGGVFAFTEPLSNTGYEYPMRFFKNNGINPEIYFKRVMFTYNHTDSIKAVAAGIADGASVDSIVYFYTYNKYKSVRLHTKIILKSPLFPIPPIVMSDGADKRLRDEVKKILLDMSKNPKGKLILKKLGIDGFAVPDLNRYK